From the Heliangelus exortis chromosome 25, bHelExo1.hap1, whole genome shotgun sequence genome, one window contains:
- the TRIM33 gene encoding E3 ubiquitin-protein ligase TRIM33 isoform X3: protein MAENKGGGGGGEGAAEAAPGGGGAPEPVAASPSGPVPPAPVAAPPEERESPGAAVAERGLGEAEAEAAAGPGAGPGLGPGPSPVPPLTPAAPGPFSLLDTCAVCAQSLQSRREAEPKLLPCLHSFCRRCLPEPERQLSVPVPGGANGDVQQVGVIRCPICRQECRQIDLVDNYFVKDTSETPSSSDEKSEQVCTSCEDNASAVGFCVECGEWLCKTCIEAHQRVKFTKDHMIRKKEDVSSEAVGASGQRPVFCPVHKQEQLKLFCETCDRLTCRDCQLLEHKEHRYQFLEEAFQNQKGAIENLLVKLLEKKNYVNFAAAQVQNRIKEVNETNKRVEQEIKVAIFTLINEINKKGKSLLQHLENVTKERQMKLIQQQNDITGLSRQVKHVMNFTNWAIASGSSTALLYSKRLITFQLRHILKARCDPVPAANGAIRFHCDPTFWAKNVVNLGNLVIENKPTPSYTPNVVVGQTPPGTNHVSKAPGQINLAQLRLQHMQQQVYAQKHQQLQQMRVGQPAASVPRQSSPQVLQQQPPRLISMQTMQRGNMNCGAFQAHQMRMAQNAARIPGIPRHNGPQYSMMQPHLQRQHSNPGHAGPFPVVSVHNTTINPTSPTTATMANANRGPTSPSVTSIELIPSVTNPENLPSLPDIPPIQLEDAGSSNLDNLLSRYITGSHLPPQPTSTMNPSPGPSALSPGSSGLPNSHTPVRPPSTSSTGSRGSCGSSGRTAEKTSINFKSDQVKVKQEPGTEEEICSFSGTVKQEKTEDGRRSACMLSSPESSLTPPLSTNLHLESELDTLGSLENHVKTEPADLSESCKQSGHSLLNGKSPVRSLMHRSARIGGEGNNKDDDPNEDWCAVCQNGGDLLCCEKCPKVFHLTCHVPTLLSFPSGEWICTFCRDLSKPEVEYDCDNSQHSKKGKTAQGLSPVDQRKCERLLLYLYCHELSIEFQEPVPASIPNYYKIIKKPMDLSTVKKKLQKKHSQHYQTPEDFVADVRLIFKNCERFNEVEVNEHCGRSCNYVNFSIKGINEASTVEENMLQLLGTSVKKKSKD, encoded by the exons ATGGCGGAAAACAaaggaggaggcggcggcggggagggggctgccGAGGCCGcgccgggcggcggcggcgccccggAGCCTGTGGCCGCCTCCCCCTCCGGCCCTGTGCCCCCCGCGCCCGTCGCCGCGCCGCCCGAGGAGCGGGAGAGCCCGGGAGCGGCGGTGGCGGAGCGCGGTCTGGGGGAGGCTGAGGccgaggcggcggcggggcccggcgccgggccggggTTGGGTCCGGGGCCCAGCCCGGTTCCCCCGCTGACGCCGGCGGCGCCGGGGCCCTTCTCGCTGCTGGACACCTGCGCCGTCTGCGCGCAGAGCCTGCAGAGCCGGCGGGAGGCCGAACCCAAGCTACTGCCCTGCCTGCACTCCTTCTGCCGGCGCTGCCTGCCCGAGCCCGAGCGGCAGCTCAGCGTCCCCGTGCCCGGCGGCGCCAACGGCGACGTCCAGCAAG ttgGTGTAATTAGATGTCCGATATGCCGCCAAGAATGCAGACAGATAGATCTGGTAGATAACTACTTTGTAAAAGACACATCAGAAACACCAAGCAGCTCTGATGAGAAGTCAGAACAG GTGTGTACAAGCTGTGAAGATAATGCCAGTGCTGTTGGATTTTGTGTCGAGTGTGGGGAATGGTTGTGCAAGACTTGCATAGAAGCTCATCAGCGAGTAAAATTTACTAAAGATCAtatgatcagaaaaaaagaagatgtaTCTTCAG aggcCGTGGGAGCATCTGGTCAACGTCCTGTTTTCTGTCCTGTCCACAAACAAGAGCAGTTAAAACTTTTCTGTGAAACATGTGACAGGCTGACATGCAGAGACTGTCAGTTACTGGAACACAAAGAACACAG GTATCAGTTTCTGGAAGAAGCTTTTCAGAACCAGAAGGGTGCAATTGAGAACCTATTGGTCAAACTTCTTGAGAAAAAGAATTATGTAAATTTTGCAGCTGCCCAAGTTCAGAATAG gatAAAAGAAGTAAATGAAACTAACAAAAGAGTAGAACAGGAGATCAAAGTGGCTATATTCACCCTCATCAATGAAAtcaataaaaagggaaaatctcTCCTACAGCACCTTGAG AATGTAACAAAGGAGAGACAGATGAAATTAATACAACAACAAAATGACATCACTGGTCTTTCTCGACAAGTGAAGCATGTGATGAACTTTACTAATTGGGCTATTGCAAGTGGCAGCAGTACTGCTTTGCTGTACAGTAAGCGGCTG aTAACATTCCAGTTACGCCATATTTTAAAGGCACGTTGTGATCCTGTTCCAGCTGCCAACGGAGCAATACGCTTCCACTGTGACCCAACCTTCTGGGCAAAGAATGTCGTCAATTTAG gtaACCTTGTTATTGAAAATAAACCAACTCCTAGTTACACTCCTAACGTAGTGGTTGGACAAACTCCTCCAGGAACAAACCACGTCAGCAAAGCTCCAGGACAAATCAATCTGGCACAGCTTCGACTTCAGCACATGCAGCAGCAAGTGTATGCACAGAAgcatcagcagctgcagcagatgaGGGTGGGACAGCCAGCTGCCTCAGTTCCCAGGCAGAGCAGTCCACAAGTCTTACAGCAGCAG CCTCCCAGGTTGATCAGCATGCAGACCATGCAGAGGGGTAACATGAACTGTGGGGCTTTCCAAGCACATCAGATGAGAATGGCTCAGAATGCTGCTCGTATACCAGGAATACCACGCCACAATGGACCACAGTACTCCATGATGCAACCTCACCTTCAAAGACAA CATTCTAACCCTGGGCATGCGGGGCCATTTCCAGTTGTTTCTGTGCACAACACCACTATTAATCCAACTAGTCCAACTACAGCAACAATGGCAAATGCAAACCGTGGTCCAACAAGTCCATCTGTTACATCAATTGAACTCATTCCTTCTGTAACAAACCCAGAGAATTTGCCTTCACTGCCAGATATCCCACCTATCCAG CTTGAAGATGCTGGTTCAAGTAATTTAGATAATCTTCTAAGCAGATACATTACAGGCAGTCACCTACCCCCACAACCTACAAGTACCATGAATCCTTCCCCAGGACCTTCAGCTCTGTCTCCAGGGTCATCAG GTTTACCCAATTCCCACACTCCTGTGAGGCCACCTAGTAcctccagcacaggcagcagaggaag CTGTGGCTCCTCGGGCAGAACTGCTGAGAAAACTAGCATTAATTTCAAGTCTGACCAAGTGAAAGTCAAACAAGAACCAgggacagaggaagaaatatgCAGTTTCTCAGGAAcagtaaaacaggaaaaaacagaggatGGCAGAAGAAGTGCTTGCATG CTTAGCAGTCCTGAGAGCAGCTTGACACCGCCACTGTCCACTAACTTGCATCTGGAAAGTGAATTAGATACATTAGGAAGTCTTGAAAATCATGTGAAAACTGAGCCAGCAGATTTAAGTGAAAGTTGCAAACAGTCTGGCCATAGccttttaaatggaaaatccCCAGTGCGGAGCCTCATGCACCGGTCAGCTAGAATTGGAGGAGAAGGCAATAACAAAGATGATGACCCGAATGAAGACTGGTGTGCTGTGTGCCAAAATGGAGGGGATCTGTTATGTTGTGAGAAGTGCCCAAAAGTGTTTCACCTGACTTGTCATGTACCGACACTCCTCAGCTTTCCAAG tGGAGAGTGGATATGTACGTTCTGCAGAGATCTGAGCAAGCCGGAAGTAGAATATGACTGTGACAATTCACAACACagcaagaaagggaaaacagcaCAAGGCCTGAGTCCTGTGGACCAGAGG aaATGTGAACGTCTCCTACTTTACCTGTATTGCCATGAGCTGAGCATTGAATTTCAAGAGCCAGTCCCAGCCTCG ATACCAAACTACTATAAGATTATAAAGAAACCAATGGATTTATctacagtgaaaaagaaactgcaaaagaaGCATTCCCAACACTACCAGACTCCTGAGGATTTTGTGGCAGATGTTCGGTTGATCTTCAAGAACTGTGAAAGGTTTAATGAA GTGGAGGTTAATGAGCACTGTGGAAGAAGTTGCAATTATGTGAACTTCTCAATCAAAGGAATTAATGAAGCATCTACTGTAGAGGAAAACATGCTGCAGCTCTTAGGGacaagtgtaaaaaaaaagagcaaggactga
- the TRIM33 gene encoding E3 ubiquitin-protein ligase TRIM33 isoform X4: MAENKGGGGGGEGAAEAAPGGGGAPEPVAASPSGPVPPAPVAAPPEERESPGAAVAERGLGEAEAEAAAGPGAGPGLGPGPSPVPPLTPAAPGPFSLLDTCAVCAQSLQSRREAEPKLLPCLHSFCRRCLPEPERQLSVPVPGGANGDVQQVGVIRCPICRQECRQIDLVDNYFVKDTSETPSSSDEKSEQVCTSCEDNASAVGFCVECGEWLCKTCIEAHQRVKFTKDHMIRKKEDVSSEAVGASGQRPVFCPVHKQEQLKLFCETCDRLTCRDCQLLEHKEHRYQFLEEAFQNQKGAIENLLVKLLEKKNYVNFAAAQVQNRIKEVNETNKRVEQEIKVAIFTLINEINKKGKSLLQHLENVTKERQMKLIQQQNDITGLSRQVKHVMNFTNWAIASGSSTALLYSKRLITFQLRHILKARCDPVPAANGAIRFHCDPTFWAKNVVNLGNLVIENKPTPSYTPNVVVGQTPPGTNHVSKAPGQINLAQLRLQHMQQQVYAQKHQQLQQMRVGQPAASVPRQSSPQVLQQQHSNPGHAGPFPVVSVHNTTINPTSPTTATMANANRGPTSPSVTSIELIPSVTNPENLPSLPDIPPIQLEDAGSSNLDNLLSRYITGSHLPPQPTSTMNPSPGPSALSPGSSGLPNSHTPVRPPSTSSTGSRGSCGSSGRTAEKTSINFKSDQVKVKQEPGTEEEICSFSGTVKQEKTEDGRRSACMLSSPESSLTPPLSTNLHLESELDTLGSLENHVKTEPADLSESCKQSGHSLLNGKSPVRSLMHRSARIGGEGNNKDDDPNEDWCAVCQNGGDLLCCEKCPKVFHLTCHVPTLLSFPSGEWICTFCRDLSKPEVEYDCDNSQHSKKGKTAQGLSPVDQRKCERLLLYLYCHELSIEFQEPVPASIPNYYKIIKKPMDLSTVKKKLQKKHSQHYQTPEDFVADVRLIFKNCERFNEMMKVVQVYAETQEINLKADSEVAQAGKAVALYFEDKLTEIYPDRTFQPLPEFEQEEDDGEITEDSDEDFIQPRRKRLKSDERPVHIK; encoded by the exons ATGGCGGAAAACAaaggaggaggcggcggcggggagggggctgccGAGGCCGcgccgggcggcggcggcgccccggAGCCTGTGGCCGCCTCCCCCTCCGGCCCTGTGCCCCCCGCGCCCGTCGCCGCGCCGCCCGAGGAGCGGGAGAGCCCGGGAGCGGCGGTGGCGGAGCGCGGTCTGGGGGAGGCTGAGGccgaggcggcggcggggcccggcgccgggccggggTTGGGTCCGGGGCCCAGCCCGGTTCCCCCGCTGACGCCGGCGGCGCCGGGGCCCTTCTCGCTGCTGGACACCTGCGCCGTCTGCGCGCAGAGCCTGCAGAGCCGGCGGGAGGCCGAACCCAAGCTACTGCCCTGCCTGCACTCCTTCTGCCGGCGCTGCCTGCCCGAGCCCGAGCGGCAGCTCAGCGTCCCCGTGCCCGGCGGCGCCAACGGCGACGTCCAGCAAG ttgGTGTAATTAGATGTCCGATATGCCGCCAAGAATGCAGACAGATAGATCTGGTAGATAACTACTTTGTAAAAGACACATCAGAAACACCAAGCAGCTCTGATGAGAAGTCAGAACAG GTGTGTACAAGCTGTGAAGATAATGCCAGTGCTGTTGGATTTTGTGTCGAGTGTGGGGAATGGTTGTGCAAGACTTGCATAGAAGCTCATCAGCGAGTAAAATTTACTAAAGATCAtatgatcagaaaaaaagaagatgtaTCTTCAG aggcCGTGGGAGCATCTGGTCAACGTCCTGTTTTCTGTCCTGTCCACAAACAAGAGCAGTTAAAACTTTTCTGTGAAACATGTGACAGGCTGACATGCAGAGACTGTCAGTTACTGGAACACAAAGAACACAG GTATCAGTTTCTGGAAGAAGCTTTTCAGAACCAGAAGGGTGCAATTGAGAACCTATTGGTCAAACTTCTTGAGAAAAAGAATTATGTAAATTTTGCAGCTGCCCAAGTTCAGAATAG gatAAAAGAAGTAAATGAAACTAACAAAAGAGTAGAACAGGAGATCAAAGTGGCTATATTCACCCTCATCAATGAAAtcaataaaaagggaaaatctcTCCTACAGCACCTTGAG AATGTAACAAAGGAGAGACAGATGAAATTAATACAACAACAAAATGACATCACTGGTCTTTCTCGACAAGTGAAGCATGTGATGAACTTTACTAATTGGGCTATTGCAAGTGGCAGCAGTACTGCTTTGCTGTACAGTAAGCGGCTG aTAACATTCCAGTTACGCCATATTTTAAAGGCACGTTGTGATCCTGTTCCAGCTGCCAACGGAGCAATACGCTTCCACTGTGACCCAACCTTCTGGGCAAAGAATGTCGTCAATTTAG gtaACCTTGTTATTGAAAATAAACCAACTCCTAGTTACACTCCTAACGTAGTGGTTGGACAAACTCCTCCAGGAACAAACCACGTCAGCAAAGCTCCAGGACAAATCAATCTGGCACAGCTTCGACTTCAGCACATGCAGCAGCAAGTGTATGCACAGAAgcatcagcagctgcagcagatgaGGGTGGGACAGCCAGCTGCCTCAGTTCCCAGGCAGAGCAGTCCACAAGTCTTACAGCAGCAG CATTCTAACCCTGGGCATGCGGGGCCATTTCCAGTTGTTTCTGTGCACAACACCACTATTAATCCAACTAGTCCAACTACAGCAACAATGGCAAATGCAAACCGTGGTCCAACAAGTCCATCTGTTACATCAATTGAACTCATTCCTTCTGTAACAAACCCAGAGAATTTGCCTTCACTGCCAGATATCCCACCTATCCAG CTTGAAGATGCTGGTTCAAGTAATTTAGATAATCTTCTAAGCAGATACATTACAGGCAGTCACCTACCCCCACAACCTACAAGTACCATGAATCCTTCCCCAGGACCTTCAGCTCTGTCTCCAGGGTCATCAG GTTTACCCAATTCCCACACTCCTGTGAGGCCACCTAGTAcctccagcacaggcagcagaggaag CTGTGGCTCCTCGGGCAGAACTGCTGAGAAAACTAGCATTAATTTCAAGTCTGACCAAGTGAAAGTCAAACAAGAACCAgggacagaggaagaaatatgCAGTTTCTCAGGAAcagtaaaacaggaaaaaacagaggatGGCAGAAGAAGTGCTTGCATG CTTAGCAGTCCTGAGAGCAGCTTGACACCGCCACTGTCCACTAACTTGCATCTGGAAAGTGAATTAGATACATTAGGAAGTCTTGAAAATCATGTGAAAACTGAGCCAGCAGATTTAAGTGAAAGTTGCAAACAGTCTGGCCATAGccttttaaatggaaaatccCCAGTGCGGAGCCTCATGCACCGGTCAGCTAGAATTGGAGGAGAAGGCAATAACAAAGATGATGACCCGAATGAAGACTGGTGTGCTGTGTGCCAAAATGGAGGGGATCTGTTATGTTGTGAGAAGTGCCCAAAAGTGTTTCACCTGACTTGTCATGTACCGACACTCCTCAGCTTTCCAAG tGGAGAGTGGATATGTACGTTCTGCAGAGATCTGAGCAAGCCGGAAGTAGAATATGACTGTGACAATTCACAACACagcaagaaagggaaaacagcaCAAGGCCTGAGTCCTGTGGACCAGAGG aaATGTGAACGTCTCCTACTTTACCTGTATTGCCATGAGCTGAGCATTGAATTTCAAGAGCCAGTCCCAGCCTCG ATACCAAACTACTATAAGATTATAAAGAAACCAATGGATTTATctacagtgaaaaagaaactgcaaaagaaGCATTCCCAACACTACCAGACTCCTGAGGATTTTGTGGCAGATGTTCGGTTGATCTTCAAGAACTGTGAAAGGTTTAATGAA ATGATGAAAGTTGTTCAAGTTTATGCAGAAACACAAGAGATTAATTTGAAG GCTGATTCAGAAGTAGCACAGGCAGGGAAGGCAGTTGCATTATACTTTGAAGATAAACTTACAGAGATCTACCCAGACAGGACCTTCCAGCCTTTGCCTGAATTTGAGCAGGAAGAGGATGATGGTGAAATAACTGAGGACTCCGATGAAGATTTTATACAGCCACGTAGAAAACGCCTAAAATCAGATGAGAGACCAGTACATATAAAGTAA
- the TRIM33 gene encoding E3 ubiquitin-protein ligase TRIM33 isoform X2: MAENKGGGGGGEGAAEAAPGGGGAPEPVAASPSGPVPPAPVAAPPEERESPGAAVAERGLGEAEAEAAAGPGAGPGLGPGPSPVPPLTPAAPGPFSLLDTCAVCAQSLQSRREAEPKLLPCLHSFCRRCLPEPERQLSVPVPGGANGDVQQVGVIRCPICRQECRQIDLVDNYFVKDTSETPSSSDEKSEQVCTSCEDNASAVGFCVECGEWLCKTCIEAHQRVKFTKDHMIRKKEDVSSEAVGASGQRPVFCPVHKQEQLKLFCETCDRLTCRDCQLLEHKEHRYQFLEEAFQNQKGAIENLLVKLLEKKNYVNFAAAQVQNRIKEVNETNKRVEQEIKVAIFTLINEINKKGKSLLQHLENVTKERQMKLIQQQNDITGLSRQVKHVMNFTNWAIASGSSTALLYSKRLITFQLRHILKARCDPVPAANGAIRFHCDPTFWAKNVVNLGNLVIENKPTPSYTPNVVVGQTPPGTNHVSKAPGQINLAQLRLQHMQQQVYAQKHQQLQQMRVGQPAASVPRQSSPQVLQQQPPRLISMQTMQRGNMNCGAFQAHQMRMAQNAARIPGIPRHNGPQYSMMQPHLQRQHSNPGHAGPFPVVSVHNTTINPTSPTTATMANANRGPTSPSVTSIELIPSVTNPENLPSLPDIPPIQLEDAGSSNLDNLLSRYITGSHLPPQPTSTMNPSPGPSALSPGSSGLPNSHTPVRPPSTSSTGSRGSCGSSGRTAEKTSINFKSDQVKVKQEPGTEEEICSFSGTVKQEKTEDGRRSACMLSSPESSLTPPLSTNLHLESELDTLGSLENHVKTEPADLSESCKQSGHSLLNGKSPVRSLMHRSARIGGEGNNKDDDPNEDWCAVCQNGGDLLCCEKCPKVFHLTCHVPTLLSFPSGEWICTFCRDLSKPEVEYDCDNSQHSKKGKTAQGLSPVDQRKCERLLLYLYCHELSIEFQEPVPASIPNYYKIIKKPMDLSTVKKKLQKKHSQHYQTPEDFVADVRLIFKNCERFNEADSEVAQAGKAVALYFEDKLTEIYPDRTFQPLPEFEQEEDDGEITEDSDEDFIQPRRKRLKSDERPVHIK, encoded by the exons ATGGCGGAAAACAaaggaggaggcggcggcggggagggggctgccGAGGCCGcgccgggcggcggcggcgccccggAGCCTGTGGCCGCCTCCCCCTCCGGCCCTGTGCCCCCCGCGCCCGTCGCCGCGCCGCCCGAGGAGCGGGAGAGCCCGGGAGCGGCGGTGGCGGAGCGCGGTCTGGGGGAGGCTGAGGccgaggcggcggcggggcccggcgccgggccggggTTGGGTCCGGGGCCCAGCCCGGTTCCCCCGCTGACGCCGGCGGCGCCGGGGCCCTTCTCGCTGCTGGACACCTGCGCCGTCTGCGCGCAGAGCCTGCAGAGCCGGCGGGAGGCCGAACCCAAGCTACTGCCCTGCCTGCACTCCTTCTGCCGGCGCTGCCTGCCCGAGCCCGAGCGGCAGCTCAGCGTCCCCGTGCCCGGCGGCGCCAACGGCGACGTCCAGCAAG ttgGTGTAATTAGATGTCCGATATGCCGCCAAGAATGCAGACAGATAGATCTGGTAGATAACTACTTTGTAAAAGACACATCAGAAACACCAAGCAGCTCTGATGAGAAGTCAGAACAG GTGTGTACAAGCTGTGAAGATAATGCCAGTGCTGTTGGATTTTGTGTCGAGTGTGGGGAATGGTTGTGCAAGACTTGCATAGAAGCTCATCAGCGAGTAAAATTTACTAAAGATCAtatgatcagaaaaaaagaagatgtaTCTTCAG aggcCGTGGGAGCATCTGGTCAACGTCCTGTTTTCTGTCCTGTCCACAAACAAGAGCAGTTAAAACTTTTCTGTGAAACATGTGACAGGCTGACATGCAGAGACTGTCAGTTACTGGAACACAAAGAACACAG GTATCAGTTTCTGGAAGAAGCTTTTCAGAACCAGAAGGGTGCAATTGAGAACCTATTGGTCAAACTTCTTGAGAAAAAGAATTATGTAAATTTTGCAGCTGCCCAAGTTCAGAATAG gatAAAAGAAGTAAATGAAACTAACAAAAGAGTAGAACAGGAGATCAAAGTGGCTATATTCACCCTCATCAATGAAAtcaataaaaagggaaaatctcTCCTACAGCACCTTGAG AATGTAACAAAGGAGAGACAGATGAAATTAATACAACAACAAAATGACATCACTGGTCTTTCTCGACAAGTGAAGCATGTGATGAACTTTACTAATTGGGCTATTGCAAGTGGCAGCAGTACTGCTTTGCTGTACAGTAAGCGGCTG aTAACATTCCAGTTACGCCATATTTTAAAGGCACGTTGTGATCCTGTTCCAGCTGCCAACGGAGCAATACGCTTCCACTGTGACCCAACCTTCTGGGCAAAGAATGTCGTCAATTTAG gtaACCTTGTTATTGAAAATAAACCAACTCCTAGTTACACTCCTAACGTAGTGGTTGGACAAACTCCTCCAGGAACAAACCACGTCAGCAAAGCTCCAGGACAAATCAATCTGGCACAGCTTCGACTTCAGCACATGCAGCAGCAAGTGTATGCACAGAAgcatcagcagctgcagcagatgaGGGTGGGACAGCCAGCTGCCTCAGTTCCCAGGCAGAGCAGTCCACAAGTCTTACAGCAGCAG CCTCCCAGGTTGATCAGCATGCAGACCATGCAGAGGGGTAACATGAACTGTGGGGCTTTCCAAGCACATCAGATGAGAATGGCTCAGAATGCTGCTCGTATACCAGGAATACCACGCCACAATGGACCACAGTACTCCATGATGCAACCTCACCTTCAAAGACAA CATTCTAACCCTGGGCATGCGGGGCCATTTCCAGTTGTTTCTGTGCACAACACCACTATTAATCCAACTAGTCCAACTACAGCAACAATGGCAAATGCAAACCGTGGTCCAACAAGTCCATCTGTTACATCAATTGAACTCATTCCTTCTGTAACAAACCCAGAGAATTTGCCTTCACTGCCAGATATCCCACCTATCCAG CTTGAAGATGCTGGTTCAAGTAATTTAGATAATCTTCTAAGCAGATACATTACAGGCAGTCACCTACCCCCACAACCTACAAGTACCATGAATCCTTCCCCAGGACCTTCAGCTCTGTCTCCAGGGTCATCAG GTTTACCCAATTCCCACACTCCTGTGAGGCCACCTAGTAcctccagcacaggcagcagaggaag CTGTGGCTCCTCGGGCAGAACTGCTGAGAAAACTAGCATTAATTTCAAGTCTGACCAAGTGAAAGTCAAACAAGAACCAgggacagaggaagaaatatgCAGTTTCTCAGGAAcagtaaaacaggaaaaaacagaggatGGCAGAAGAAGTGCTTGCATG CTTAGCAGTCCTGAGAGCAGCTTGACACCGCCACTGTCCACTAACTTGCATCTGGAAAGTGAATTAGATACATTAGGAAGTCTTGAAAATCATGTGAAAACTGAGCCAGCAGATTTAAGTGAAAGTTGCAAACAGTCTGGCCATAGccttttaaatggaaaatccCCAGTGCGGAGCCTCATGCACCGGTCAGCTAGAATTGGAGGAGAAGGCAATAACAAAGATGATGACCCGAATGAAGACTGGTGTGCTGTGTGCCAAAATGGAGGGGATCTGTTATGTTGTGAGAAGTGCCCAAAAGTGTTTCACCTGACTTGTCATGTACCGACACTCCTCAGCTTTCCAAG tGGAGAGTGGATATGTACGTTCTGCAGAGATCTGAGCAAGCCGGAAGTAGAATATGACTGTGACAATTCACAACACagcaagaaagggaaaacagcaCAAGGCCTGAGTCCTGTGGACCAGAGG aaATGTGAACGTCTCCTACTTTACCTGTATTGCCATGAGCTGAGCATTGAATTTCAAGAGCCAGTCCCAGCCTCG ATACCAAACTACTATAAGATTATAAAGAAACCAATGGATTTATctacagtgaaaaagaaactgcaaaagaaGCATTCCCAACACTACCAGACTCCTGAGGATTTTGTGGCAGATGTTCGGTTGATCTTCAAGAACTGTGAAAGGTTTAATGAA GCTGATTCAGAAGTAGCACAGGCAGGGAAGGCAGTTGCATTATACTTTGAAGATAAACTTACAGAGATCTACCCAGACAGGACCTTCCAGCCTTTGCCTGAATTTGAGCAGGAAGAGGATGATGGTGAAATAACTGAGGACTCCGATGAAGATTTTATACAGCCACGTAGAAAACGCCTAAAATCAGATGAGAGACCAGTACATATAAAGTAA